In the genome of Crassaminicella thermophila, the window TATTTTATTTTTATTTATGCCATTAATTCTGTGGTTTATGTCTATGCAACAGGCATTAATTTATCATTATCATAAATACGATACAATCATTAGTATTTTAGGATTTTTTATAACACTGATTGTTTTTTTGCAACTCATTTATAGGCAATTAATGTTAACAATTGAAAAAAGAAATATAAAAAGATAATGAAAGAAATTATTATACATATGTATTTTGGGAGGATAGTTATATTGAAGCAAATGGACTTAATAAAGAAACGGAGGGCTAAATATGAATATAAGAGTAGCTACCATAGATGATGCAAAAGATATAGCATATATAAATGTTGAAACATGGTTAACTACATACAAAGGGATTGTACCCGATAAATTTCTACAAGAAAGAAAAGAAAAAATAGAAGAAATAGTTGAAAATATACGAAAAAAGTTAAAAGATAATAATATAAAAGCGTTAGTATGTGAAAAAGACAATAAAATAGTAGGCTTTGCAACATATGGAAAGGAACGAGATAATGATTTAGTGTATCAAGGAGAATTGTATGCAATCTATATTTTAGAGTCTTATCAGAAAAAAGGATTAGGAAAAGAAATTTTTAAACAAGTAGTAAAAAATCTAATAAGTATGGGAATGAATAATATGTTTATATGGGCATTAGAAGAAAATAAGTCATGTAGATTTTATGAAAAATTAGGTGGAACAATAGTAAAAAGAAGAAATATTAAAATAGGTGGAAAAGAATTAAAGGAAGTAGGATATGGGTGGAATGATTTAAAAGGAATTTGCTGTTAAATGTATAAAGAACTATTTTTTGAATAATTTAATAAGATAAATGTAGAAGCTGGTTTTATAATTTATGGGAGGCTAGGATATGTTGACGTTTAATCTTGATAAGATGCTCATATTAGGACCTAGTTTTTTTGAAAATTATTTTTATAGTACATTTATGATTATGAATCATATTTTTGATGATTTTAAAGTTAGTGAAGGAGATATCATTGTTGTAAAGCCTTACTTTGAAAATATTATTCAAAAATATTCAAAAGTAGATGATCTTTTAAAAGACCATGAAGAAATTGATACGATTGTTATAACAGGTGTAGGTAGTTCTATTTTTGGAACAGCTGCTCTTGCTAAAACAGTGGCCAATGTATTAATGAAACCTGTTGCTGGAATTGTTTCTGGATATGGAAGTCTTGATCTAATTCAAGAGGCCGTTGAAG includes:
- a CDS encoding GNAT family N-acetyltransferase — translated: MNIRVATIDDAKDIAYINVETWLTTYKGIVPDKFLQERKEKIEEIVENIRKKLKDNNIKALVCEKDNKIVGFATYGKERDNDLVYQGELYAIYILESYQKKGLGKEIFKQVVKNLISMGMNNMFIWALEENKSCRFYEKLGGTIVKRRNIKIGGKELKEVGYGWNDLKGICC